Proteins encoded in a region of the Sphingopyxis sp. OAS728 genome:
- a CDS encoding PEPxxWA-CTERM sorting domain-containing protein, whose translation MIRKLLTLGVTAGLFAAVTPASGAVVLYCSSGPGIDLVNNGCVSGTANDYPGGGDGVYSNAGGGDPLAAVQAAITSATGVAPVGLSLYGKSDSNAGLFALSGVSPAALSGTWNVLDDSILIKYITVKAANSFALYELSGQGANSGVFTTLGLLNNGGNQPKVSHISFWQTAAPAVPEPATWAMMIFGFAGIGFAMRRRNRDARLSLA comes from the coding sequence ATGATTCGGAAACTATTAACACTCGGCGTAACCGCCGGACTTTTCGCAGCGGTTACGCCAGCATCGGGCGCCGTAGTTCTATACTGCAGCAGCGGACCGGGCATCGATCTGGTGAACAACGGCTGCGTCTCGGGTACGGCCAACGACTATCCGGGCGGCGGCGACGGAGTTTACAGCAATGCGGGTGGCGGCGACCCTCTGGCCGCCGTTCAGGCAGCGATTACCTCCGCGACCGGCGTAGCACCCGTCGGGCTCTCGCTATATGGCAAAAGCGACAGTAATGCCGGGCTTTTCGCTCTGAGCGGCGTGTCGCCAGCAGCGCTTTCCGGAACCTGGAACGTGCTCGATGACAGCATTTTGATCAAATATATCACGGTGAAGGCAGCGAACAGCTTCGCGCTGTACGAGCTTTCCGGACAGGGCGCCAATTCCGGGGTGTTCACGACGCTCGGCCTGCTGAACAACGGCGGCAATCAACCCAAGGTCTCACATATTAGCTTTTGGCAGACAGCCGCGCCCGCCGTTCCGGAACCGGCGACTTGGGCCATGATGATCTTCGGTTTTGCCGGGATCGGATTTGCCATGCGTCGACGCAACAGGGACGCTCGCCTGTCTCTCGCCTGA